A single Echinimonas agarilytica DNA region contains:
- a CDS encoding dicarboxylate/amino acid:cation symporter, producing the protein MSKFKDLSLTQRILVGMGAGILCGFLLRQFFPNNELVDAYVIQGVFHVGGKIFVASLQMLVVPLVFVSLVCGTCSLKDASTLGRLGGKSILLYLLTTAIAIALAMTAATLIGPGNGLDLDTAANFNATQAPALSQVFIDMFPRNPIEAMAKGNMLQIIVFALLFGFAMSISGKAGQRVSRMFEDLSEVIMGLVTILMNLAPYGVFCLLAKLFSEMALDTIYNLLGYFMVVFCVLIIHATIVYPTLLSSFSRLNPFIFMKKMRDAILFAFSTASSNATIPVTMETATRKLGVKNSVASFTVPLGATINMDGTAIMQGVATVFIAQVYGIDLSIGDFLTVILTATLASIGTAGVPGVGLIMLAMVLQQVGLPVEGIALIIGVDRLLDMTRTAVNVTGDSMVTCIVAKSEGKLDVDVYNDASAGLKEEDLNLKLKS; encoded by the coding sequence ATGTCTAAATTTAAAGATCTTTCACTGACGCAACGGATTTTAGTCGGTATGGGAGCCGGTATTTTATGCGGTTTCTTACTTCGACAGTTTTTCCCCAACAATGAGCTGGTTGATGCTTATGTCATCCAAGGCGTATTTCATGTTGGCGGAAAAATATTTGTAGCGAGCCTACAAATGCTTGTTGTGCCGTTAGTGTTTGTTTCTCTGGTATGCGGAACATGTTCGCTTAAAGATGCGTCCACACTCGGGCGCCTTGGAGGCAAGTCGATATTGCTGTACTTGCTCACCACTGCGATTGCGATTGCGCTTGCAATGACAGCAGCCACACTGATAGGCCCCGGTAATGGACTTGATCTAGATACCGCCGCAAACTTTAACGCCACGCAAGCACCGGCGTTAAGCCAAGTGTTTATCGATATGTTCCCGCGTAATCCAATTGAAGCAATGGCTAAAGGAAACATGCTTCAAATCATTGTATTTGCATTATTATTTGGTTTTGCCATGTCAATTTCTGGCAAAGCAGGTCAACGCGTTTCACGCATGTTTGAAGATTTGAGTGAAGTCATTATGGGCTTGGTCACGATTCTAATGAATCTTGCCCCTTACGGCGTATTTTGCTTGTTGGCAAAGTTGTTCAGCGAAATGGCGCTCGACACTATTTATAACTTGCTGGGTTACTTTATGGTGGTGTTCTGCGTGCTGATCATCCACGCAACGATTGTCTACCCTACTTTACTTTCATCATTTTCTCGCTTGAACCCCTTTATTTTTATGAAGAAAATGCGTGACGCAATCCTGTTCGCATTCAGCACAGCATCAAGCAATGCAACGATTCCTGTCACGATGGAAACAGCCACGCGTAAACTCGGTGTGAAGAACAGCGTGGCGTCCTTCACTGTGCCACTAGGCGCCACAATCAACATGGACGGCACCGCCATCATGCAAGGTGTGGCCACTGTGTTTATTGCTCAGGTATACGGTATTGACCTATCGATAGGCGACTTTTTGACCGTTATTCTCACCGCAACACTTGCTTCGATTGGTACCGCAGGCGTACCGGGCGTTGGCTTAATCATGCTGGCAATGGTACTGCAACAAGTGGGCTTGCCGGTTGAAGGTATTGCGTTGATTATCGGTGTTGACCGACTACTCGACATGACCCGCACAGCGGTCAATGTAACGGGTGACTCGATGGTCACCTGTATTGTTGCAAAAAGCGAAGGAAAGCTTGATGTCGATGTCTATAACGACGCTTCTGCGGGCTTAAAAGAAGAAGATTTGAACCTCAAACTCAAGTCATAA